The Candidatus Rokuibacteriota bacterium genomic sequence GAGTCGAGCGTGATCTTCGGGATGCCGGGAGAAGCCGTTCGCCTGGGGGCGGCCCAGCACGTGCTCTCGCCTGAGGAGATCTCCGTCATGATTCGCTCCCTGGTCACGGCGGGATAGGTCGTCAGCGGTTATGGAACGCACGATCCTTGTCGCTGAAGACAGCCCGACCCAGGCCGAACACCTCCGCCTCCTCCTGGAAGGCGAGGGCTACCGGGTTGACGTGGTCACGAACGGGCTGGAGGGCTGGGAGCGGGTGTGGGTGGCGCCGCCGGATCTCATCGTCTCCGATGTCGTGATGCCCCAGATGGATGGCTACGCTTTCTGCCAGGCCGTGAAGTCTGCCGAGCGGACGCGGCGGATTCCCTTCGTCCTCCTCACCGAGCGGAACACCCCGGCGGACTTCATCAAAGGCCTCCAGCACGGGGCCGACAACTTCATCACCAAGCCATTCCAGGACGACTACCTCCTCGAGCGGGTCCGGCGGATCTTCGAGAACCTGGAGCTGCGCCGCCAGGGCCGCCTGGATGTCGAGATCACCCTGGCCCTGGGGGAGCAGAAGCTCGTCATCAACGCCGACAAGCAGCAGATGATCGAGCTTCTTTTCGCGACCCTCGAGGAGCTGGTCCGAGCTAACGGACGACTCGCCGAAGCGCAGCGGACCGTGGAGGAGTACGCCCGAAACCTGGAAGCCAAGGTCCAGGAGCGCACCGAGCAGCTCCTCCAGACCGAGAAGCTGGCCACCATGGGCGAGCTCCTGGCGGGCGTGGCCCACGAGCTGAACAACCCCCTCTCGGTCTTGCTGGGCCAGTCGGCCCTCCTCCGCGAGATGGCCGGGAGCGGACCCGTCGCGGAGCGAGTGGAAAAGATCGCCAAGGCCACGGAGCGCTGCGCCCGCATCGTGAGAAACTTCCTCACCCTGGCGCGCCAGCACCCGCTGGAGCGCCAGCGGGTCTCGCTCAACCACGTGGTCCAGGAGGCCGTGGAGCTTCTGGCCTACCCCCTCCGGGTGGACAACGTCGAGGTGACGCTCAACCTGGCCCCCGACCTCCCGGTCCTCTGGGCCGATCCCCACCAGCTTCACCAGGTGGTGGTGAATCTCGTCACCAACGCCCACCACGCGATGCGCGAAGCTCTCGCGCCACGCCAGCTCACCCTCACGACCGCGCACGACGAAGTGGCGGGACGGGTCTCGCTCGAGGTGGCCGACACAGGGCCCGGGATCCCGCGCGAGATCCAGGCGCGGATCTTCGAGCCGTTCTTCACGACCAAGCCCCCGGGGCAGGGAACGGGCTTAGGACTCTCCCTCTGCCAGGGGATCATCGCCGAGCACAGAGGATCCATCCGGGCGGAGAGCGAACCAGGACGGGGCGCGACCTTCATCGTCGAGCTGCCGCTGGAGGCTCCGCAGTTGGCGGTGGCGGAGACCCGGGCGGCCGAGGCACGCCTATCCGTCCGGGGGAAGAGGCTCCTCGTCGTGGACGACGAGCCGGGGATCCTGAGCGTCCTGGCGGAAATCCTGTCCGCCGACGGCCATCAGGTAGACACGGCGGACAACGGGGCCCTTGCCCTCGAAAAGCTTCAGGCGCGGGCCTACGACCTGATCCTGAGCGACCTCCGGATGCCCGAGCTGGACGGGGCCGGGCTCTACCGCGAGGTGGAGGGCCGCCACCCCGAACTCCTCCGGCGATTCGTCTTCCTCACCGGCGACACGCTTACCCCGGAAACCAGGAGGTTTCTGGAGCGGGTCGCCGCGCCCTGCCTGACCAAACCCTTTACGCCCGCAGAGGCGCGCGAGGTGACCCAGCGGGCGTTAAGGGCCCTGCTGGCAGACTCGGCCGCCACGGGCGCTCCCTGACCGCTGCTGGCTGGAGGGCCAGCCGGGGATGGCCAGCGCGAAGGTGGGAAGACCGGTGGGTCAAGCGACAATCCTCGTGGTTGAGGACGATCCGGCACTGCGGGACGTCCTTGACGAGCACCTCGCGCGGCTGGGCTACCGCGTCGTGACTGCGGCCTCAGCGGAAGTCGCGCTCGCGCTCGTGGAGCAGACCGCGCCGGATCTCATCCTCACCGACGTCCACATGGGGGTCATGAGCGGCATCGAGTTGTGCGCCCGCCTCAAGGGTGATCCGCGCTTTCAGCTCACGCCCGTGATCCTCCTGACCGGGGTGGCTGATCTGGACGCTCGCGTGGCCGGGTTGGCCGCGGGGGCCGACGACTTCTTCGCCAAGCCCGTCGAGTTCACTGAGCTGCGCACGCGGGTGGCCGCACTCCTCCGGGTCAAATCCCTTCTCGACCAACTGGAGCGGGCCGAGGGCGTCATCACCACCCTGGGGCTGACCATCGAGGCTCGGGACCCGTACACCGGAGGGCACTGCGAGCGGCTGGCGCGCTACGCGGTAGCTCTGGGGCAGGCGCTGGGAGTCGATCAGCCAACCCTGAAGGCGCTCCGGCTGGCGGGCTACCTCCACGACCTGGGGAAGATCGCCGTGCCCGACGGGATTCTCCTCAAGCCCGGGCCCCTCGACCCGGTCGAGCGTACGAGAATCCAGGCACACCCTGCCGTGGGCGCCGATCTGGTCCAGGCCCTTCGGACGCTCGACGGCGTGCGCCCCGTCATCCGCCATCATCACGAGCGCTGGGACGGCTCCGGCTACCCGGACGGGCTCAAGGGCGACGGGATCCCGCTCGGAGCCCGCATCATGGCGGTGGTGGATGTCTACGATGCGCTCCACAGCGAGCGGCCCTACAAAGGCCCGCTCGCCCACGCCGAGGCGGTCTCGATCCTCCTCCGAGAGACCGACGCCGGCTTCTGGGATTCTCGGATCACCGCGACCTTCGTCGAGGTGCTGGAGGACCTGGGGCCGGTGGCGGGACGGCCAGCGTCGTCCTGAAATTTTCCGATCCCCTCTCGCCTGGACAGCAAGCAGGTGGAGACGGCGGCCAACGCGACGCGACCCTCGCCCTGGACAAGCGCCGGGAGCGCGCGTACGATCGATTCTGAGCAGCATCAAGATGCGAGAACGGGACGCACACCCAGCTGGCCTTCCGAGCCGTGGGACCACCGCATGAAAATCCTGATCGCTGAAGACGATGCAGGGACGCGGCTCCTGCTCAGCACGCTGCTGGAGAAGCTCGGACACGAGCCGGTCGGAGCGGGGAACGGTCGCGAGGCCTGGGCCGCCTTCGAGCGCGACTACTTCCCGGTGCTCATCGCGGACTGGCTGATGCCGGAGATGGACGGGCTGGAGCTGTGCCGCCGGATCCGCGCTGAACCCCGGCCGAAGTACACGTATATCATCCTGCTGACCGGGCTCGGCGGGAGGGACAACTACCTGGCCGGGATGAACGTGGGCGCTGACGATTTCGTCACCAAGCCCTTCGATCCCGAGATACTGGCGGCCCGGCTGCGGGTCGCCGAGCGCATCCTCGGCCTCCAGGAGGAGGTGAAGCGGCTCGAGGGGCTCCTCCCGATCTGCTCGTACTGCAAGAAGATCCGCGACGAGCGCGACGAGTGGGTGCCGCTCGACTGGTACGTCGCCACGCGAACCGACGCGGCATTCTCCCACGGCATCTGTCCCGAGTGCCTGGAGACCACGGTGAAGCCCGAGATGGAGCGCCGGAAGCGGAAGCGCCGCTAGGCCAATCGGAGGGGGCCTCGGAGGGCTCAGCGGAAGAGTACGGCCAGCACGACGGCGGCGACGAGGGCTGGAAGGAAGTTGGCGACAGGCACGCGCCGCACATCCAAGAGCAAGAGTCCGATCCCCAGGATCAGCGCCCCGCCGGTCCCGGTGATCTCGTTGAGGACCCGCTCGTCGAGCATGAAGGCGAGCTGGGCGCCGAGGAGCGTGAGCGCTCCCTGGACCACCAGCACGGTCAGCGCCGAGAAGAGCACGCCGACACCCAGGCTGGAGGCGAAGGCGATCGAGGCCGCGCCGTCCAGCATGGACTTGGCGTAGAGGACCGCGGCATCCCCGTTCAGGCCCTCCTGGATCGAGCCCACGATCGTCATCGGCCCGACGCAGTAGACCAGGCTCGCGGTGACGAAGCCCGCCACGAAGCTCCCCTCCGAGGAGCCGACGCGCGACTTCAGCCAGGCGCCGGCGCGCTCGAGCTTTCCCTCGAGGTCCCACCACTCGCCCAGGAGGCCCCCGACGACCAGGCTCCCGATCACGATCAGCGGGTTCTCGGTCTTGAGCCCGAGTCGCACGCCGATCAGGATCGTCGCCAGGCCGAGCGCGTCGGTGATGACGCCCCGGAGCCGCGGCGAGAGTCGCGCGCCCACGAGGAGGCCCAGCCCCCCGCCGGCGAGCACCGCGGCCACGTTCACCAGCGTTCCCTTCAGCAGCATCGTCGGGTCCGCGCGATTCGCGCCATTATAGGGAGCTGCCTCCGAGCAGTCAAACGACCACCCGGAAAACTTTCCCCTTGACAGGCTTCCGAAGGCGGGAGGAATATGCCTCCCGCGTAGCCGACATCCGTGTGCCTGTCGCCTTTTTTCAAGAACCGATTTCGGAGAACGGAGGGGAACCATGGATGCGACCTGGCGCGCCGCGTTAGCGGAGTTTATCGCCACCCTGCTCTTCATTTTCCTCGGCGCCGGCACGGTCGTCGTGACCGGTGGGCTGATGAAAGAGGGACTGACCTCAGCACGTCTGGTCGCGATCGCCCTGGCTCACGGTTTCGCGATCGCACTTCTCGTCGCCGCCACGGCAAAACTCTCCGGCGGCCATATCAACCCGGCGGTGACGTTCGGGGCCCTGGTGACGGGAAAGATCAGCCTCCCGACGGCGATCTGGTACGTCGTGGCCCAGCTGGTCGGCGCGGTGGTCGGCGCCGGGCTCCTGGCGCAGGTGATCCCCGCCGCCGCGCAGGGTAACCTGGGGGCCCACGGCCTGGGCTCCGGCGTGAGCGCCGGGGGCGGGCTCCTCGCCGAGATCGTCCTGACGTTTGCGCTGGTGTTTGTCGTCTTCGCGACGGCCATGGACCCGAAAGGCCTCGGGCACCTCGCGCCCGCAGCGATCGGCCTGACCGTGCTGGTGGACCACCTGATCGGCGTGCCGGTCACCGGCGCCTCCATGAATCCGGCGCGAAGCTTTGGCCCGGCCCTCATGGCCGGGGCCTGGGACAACCACTGGATCTACTGGCTCGGCCCCTTGATCGGTGGCACGCTCGCCGCCGTGGTCTACGAGTTCCTCTTCCTGCGCAGAAGCGAATAGGCCGTCGGGTCTTCTCCCTTGAGATGAGGGCCGGGCCGTTGGTAGGGGTCGCCGTCGCCCTGACGCTCGTTGCCTGCGCCGAGGATTCAAAACCACCCACGGCCGGCGACGGCGACCCGAACCGGGGGAGGCAGATTTACGTGGCCCAATGCATAGCCTGCCACAACCCGGACCCGGCCAAGCCGGGCGCGCTTGCGCCTCCTGTCAAGGGATCCTCGCGGGAGCTCTTGGAGGCGCGAGTCGTCCGGGGAACCTACCCGCCGGGCTACACCCCCAAGCGCGAGAGCGCGGTCATGCAGCCGATGCCGCACCTGGCCCCCGCCATCCGAGACCTGGAAGCCTTCCTCAAGTAGGGCTCCGCCTGGACGCGGCCGCCGCCCCGGCCGCACGGGGATCCTGAGGCGGCACCCGGGGCCTCCCGCTGCGCCCGTCGGGTATTGACAAGGCTCTGCTGGCATGGTATTCCTTATAGCAAATGAAATTCTACAGAAAATCATCGGCGTATGCCAGGGCCGAGCCTGAGGCCCGCGTGGCCCACCTGGTGGGCCGGCTCAAGGAGGCGGAGGGGCGGATCACCTCCCAGCGGCTCGGCATCATTCGCGCGCTCGTCTACAACAAGAACCACCCGAGCGTGGAGGACATCTACCGCGAGCTCCGTCCGACGTTCCCCACCTTGAGCATCGCCACCGTGTACAAGACCCTGGAGCGGCTCAAGCGCATGGGCGAGGTCCTCGAGCTGGAGTTCCGCGAAGGCAGGAACCGCTACGACGGGATGAAGCCCGAGCCCCATACCCACCTGATGTGCACCGACTGCGGCAGGATCCTGGACCTCGAGTTCGAGCTCCCAGCGGGACGGGCGTCGAGCCTCGCCCGAACGTCGGGCTTTCGGCTCCGCGCGGTTCGGTTGGACCTGTACGGCGTGTGCAAGCGCTGCCGCCGTAAGGGCAGTTAGCGCCGCTGTTTTTTTTGCGGCATGAGTGGAAAATAATTTTCCGTAAACAATGACTCTTAACTAGCAATGACACGACCCGACCGCAGGGCAAAGGTGCCGAACCGGGGTGTCGAGCGGCGCACGCCGGCGGGCTCCCCCGCGTGCGACGGGAAGCGTCCGGCTGGAACGCCGCGGGGACGGCACGACGAGCGTCCGCCAGCCCCGAGCGCCAGGCGTCTCCCGGGAAAGGACACGGGAGCACGGCTGGTCTGCATGCGGTGCGGGATCACCTTGCCCGTGAGGCGGGACCCCGCGCTCCAGGACGCCGAGCGGGCGGCGACGCGCGCGGGGTTTCAATTGAGGTCTTACCGGTTGGACCTCTGGGGCCTGTGCAAGCGCTGCCGGAATCGCGGCTGACGTGCTTGTGGGTGCCGCACACGCTCGTCCAGGCGAGGGCGACCGATCGCTGCTCGCGGCGGAGTTCAACCGGTGCGCAGCGCTGAGAAGAAAGGAGAAGCCATGAAGTGCTACGTGTGCCTGATGGAAGTGGCAGTCTCGAAGGAGATAGTCGGCCTGTGCACGGCCTGTGGGGTGGCCCTTTGCGGCGGGCACTTCATGGAGGCCGGCAGGACAAGGCACGGGGGAATGCGCTACACGTGCAGTCACTCGTTCCCGACCCCGGCCCAGGTGGCTCGGACGGAGGCGGCCCCCGGCGGTGCGGCGTCCCAGCACGTGGCCGCGTGCAAGCACTGCGGCATCGCGTTGACGCTCGCTGGTGTCGCCGAACTGGCGACGCACGCACAGGGCGGCATGCGCTACGGGTGTCCCCACACGGCCCGGGCTCAAGTGCCGGCCTGAGTCGCCCCGGGTCGCCGGGTCACAGCGAGAGGTCGACACCCCTTTATCTCCGAGGCGTATCGGGCCGACCTGGGGGCCGGAAGGCCGTCGGCAGCCGGACGCGCCGGGGAAAGGGGCATGCGGTAAACGACGCGAACAGCGGAGGAGGATTTCGCTTTATGGCAAGAAGAGACCTGAAGGGAAGCAGGAGCGAAAAGAACCTGAAGGAAGCCTTCGCCGGCGAGTCGCAGGCGAACCGGCGCTACATGTACTTTGCCCGCCAGGCCGACATCGAGGGTTTCCCCGATATCGCCGGACTCTTCAAGGACACAGCTGACGCAGAGACCGGCCACGCCTTCGGCCACCTCGACTTCCTCAAGTCGGTGGGCGACCCGGTCACGGGGGTGCCGATCGGCAAGACCGAGCTGAATCTGAAGTCGGCGGTCGAGGGGGAAACCTACGAGTACACCCAGATGTACCCGGGCATGGCCAAGACCGCCCGGGAAGAAGAGTTTTCCGAGCTGGCCGAGTGGTTCGAGACGCTCGCCAAGGCGGAGAAGTCCCACGCCGGCCGCTTCACCAAGGGGTTGAACCAGATCGCCGGCAAAGAGCCGGCCGACGCCATTTGACGCTGGATATCCGCGCGCCCGACTTCTGGCAGCTCGGCAAGGTCGACGCCGAGCTCCGGCGGGTCTTTGATATCTGCAACGGCTGCCGCCGCTGCATCACGCTGTGCCCGTCGTTCAAGGACCTGTTCCAAAGCCTCGACGCCGAGGCGGTGGACGGAGACGCTGAGAAGCTCCCCGGCGCCGACCTGAGGCGCGTGGTCGATCTCTGCTACCAGTGCAAGCTCTGCTTCAACCACTGCCCCTACACGCCGCCCCACCGCTGGCAGGTGGACTTCCCGCGCCTCATGCTCCGCTCCCGCGCAGCCCGGGCTCGGACAGAGGGCGTCACGCTCCAGGACCGCTTTCTCGGCAACACCGCCTTCGTAGGCAAGCTGGGGAGCCTGACCGCCCCGCTCTCGAACTGGGCGAACCGGTGGGGCGCGCACCGGGCGTTTCTCCAGGCTGTGGTGGGTATCCACAAGGATCGGAACCTCCCTCGCTTCCACCGGGAGACGTTCTCCCGATGGTTCGCGCGGCGCCGGCCGGCGAGCTTCTCGCCGCAGGCGCGGGTGGCGCTGTTCGCCACGTGCGCGGTCGAATACAATAATCCCGCCGTCGGCAAGGCCGCCGCGGCGGTCCTCGAGCGGAACGGGGTGGACGTTACGCTCCCCCCCCAACGCTGTTGCGGTATGCCGTACTTGGACGGGGGCGCGGTTGCCGAGGCCCAAGCCCTCATCCGCGAGAACGTCAGGGCGCTGGCGGCGGCCGTCCGGGAGGGGCGCGAGATCGTGGTCCCCGGGCCGACGTGTAGCTACATGTTGAAGCAGGAGTATCCCTGGCTCGACGGCTCAGAGGACGCGCGACTAGTCGCGAGCCATACCCGCGACCTCTTCGAGTTCCTGATGCGGCTCCACGCGGAGGGAAAGCTGGAGACTTCTTTCGTCGGGCGCCCGGGCACTGTCGCCTACCAGCTCCCCTGCCACCTGAAGGCGCAGAACCTGGGGACCAAGTCCGCCGACCTGCTCCGGCTGATCCCCGGGGCGCGGGTGGAGGTGATCGAACGCTGCGCGGGCGTGGACGGGACGTGGGGGCTCAAGCGGCAGTACTACGAGCTGTCGCTGGCCGTGGCCCGACCGCTCTTCAAGGAGATCGAGGCCGCGCGGCCGGACCGGATCGCGACCGACTGCCCCCTCGCGGCCCTCCAGATCGCCCAGGGCACGGGGACCGCGCCGCAGCACCCGGTGCAGATCCTCGCCGAGGCCTACGGGTTCACCGTCGAATGAAGAAGATCGATCGCTCCGACGTCAAGAACATCTACGAGTACGAGAAGGCCCGCGAGGCCATCCGCGCGCGGATCATCGACCTCAAGCGAACCCGCCGCGTCCAGGTCGGCCCGCACCTCTCCTTTCTCTTCGAGAACCGGAAGACCGTGCTCTTCCAGATCCAGGAGATGTGCCGGACCGAGCGGATCGTGGACGACGCCCGGGTGCAGGAGGAGATCGACGCCTACAACGACCTCATCCCCGAGCCGGGCGAGCTCTCGGCCACTCTCTTCATCGAGATCGAGGACTCCGCCCGCATCCAGGAACTCCTCGACCGGTTCATGGGCATCGACGCGGGCGACCGCGTCTGGATCCAGGTCGGGAAGGAGTACGCGATCCCGGGCCGTTTCGAGGCGGGCCGGTCCGACGAGGAACGGGGAAAGCTCAGCGCCGTCCACTTCGTGAAGTTCGCGTTCACCTCCGAGCAGGCAGCGGCCTTTCGCGACGCCGAAGTCTTCCTGGTCGTGGACCACCCCGGCGAACAGGCCCGCGTGCGTCTGTCCGACGAAGCGAAAGCCTCCCTCATGGAGGACCTTCTCGCCTGAAATGCGGCCCGGGGCACTCGCGGGGTTCACCCTCGCCCTGATTCTGGCCGCCTGTGCCGAAGACTCGACGGCGCCAGGGCCCGGGAGCGGCGATCCAAACAGGGGAAGACAGGTCTACCTGACCCAGTGCACCGCCTGCCACAATCCCGACCCGTCGAAGCCGGGGTCGCTCGCTCCGCCGGTGAAGGGCTCTTCACCGGTGCTACTTGAGGCGCGCCTCGTCCGTGGGATGTACCCGCCGGGTTACAAGCCAAAGCGCGAGAGCAGCGTCATGCAGCCGATGCTACACCTCGCCCCGGCGATCCCCGACCTGGCCGCCTTCCTCCAGTAGGCCCCTCACCCTTGCCTCTCCGCCCAGAAGAGGGGCGCATCGCCGATTTCCCTAGAAGCATGCTGAAATACCGCTGCGCTGGCATTGTCCTCACGCGTTCTTCGAGCGCGGGCTCTGCCCGCGCAAGCTCTGGGGGAGGCCTCGGAGGGGGCCGCCGAGGCCCCCTCCGATGATCTAGAAGAAGATCTCGAAGAGCAGGTAGAAGATCAGCGCGAGGATGAAGCCCGCCCAGAGGGTGCCCTTGACCGTCGCGAGCGGCTTCTTCGTGGCGCCCGCCGTCCCGAACAGGGCGTTGGCCTCGACCAGCAGGATGACGACCGCGCACACGAGGCCCATCCCGATCTTCCCGCCCCGGCTCATCATGTCCGCGAGCGTCGAGAGGTGGCTCGCCGCGCCCATGTAGAAGAGCATCGGGATCGAGAAGACCACGTTCGTCCGCGAGGCAAAGCCCGCGCGCTGGCCGGCTGCCGCCGCCGCCGGGTTGGCCGGCCTGCCGGCCGCCGTGTCGATGGCGTTCTGGATCACGACCTTCTGCTCGGGCCAGATGACGAACCAGACATTGGCCCACATGAACGAGCCCAGCGCGCCCCCGAGGAAGATCGCCCAGCCGTAGCCGGTGTTGAAAAATCCCAGGACGCCGAGCTCGCCCATCCGATGAAGGAGGATGAGCCAGCCGGAGAGGAACGTGATCATCGCGCCCCAGCGGAACCACCAGAGCGCGCGCGGCACGAGCCTCTGGATCGCCCCGCTCCGCACCGCCGGTTCGGTCTCGGCGAAGAACGGCGTCTGGACCAGGTTGAAGTAGTAGAGCAGGCCGATCCACACGATCCCGGCCAGGAAATGGACCCACCGCAGGAGAAAGAGCCAGCCCTCATAACTCAGCATCGCCATGGTACCCTCCCGCTCGCGCAGTTGACAGGCCGCACAGTCACACTCTCGGGCATCGCAACGGGTCCACAGGTGTCAGGAGATTCAGTTCATGGCTGTCACTTGTCCTCGTCCTCGTGCTCCTCGTCTTCCTCCTCGTCGAAGTCTTCCTCCTCGTCGTCGAAGTCCTCGTCCTCGAGGTCGTCGTCTTCGAGCTCGTCTTCGTCGTCCTCGAGCTCCTCCGGCTCCTCGTCTTCCTGGTCGCCGTCGGCGTCGTAGTAGGGATTTCCCTCGTCCTCGATGTTGGGACGCTTTCGGAGCGGCATCATGCAAGCCCTCCGAGCCCCGGCGACTTGACTTGATCCGCGGGACTCGATAGTGTGGGGTTGATTTTTGGGCGAATTATAGCAAATTGACCTACCCTGTCCATGGGATTTTCGGCGGTGTAGCTCAGAGGCAGAGCAGGGGTCTCATAAGCCCTTTGTCGCAGGTTCGAGTCCTGCCACCGCCACCACCTCCCGAACCTCCCGACCTCCTCCTTGCGGTTTTTCTCGCGCTCCCCTACACTAGGATTTCCGGATGAGCCTGCCGCTGAGCCGCTTCCGAGTGATCGACCTGACGACAGTGCGCTCGGGGCCGACCTGCACGAAGGTCCTGGCGGACTTCGGCGCCGACGTGCTGCGGGTCGAGCGCCCCGGTGACGCAGCGCGCGACCGCGCCTTCTTCGACGCGGCGGACCTGCACCGGAACAAGAAGAGCCTCGTGCTGAACCTCCAGCACCCGAAGGGCTACACGGTGGACCAGGTCTTCGCCGACTCGCAGGTCGCGCGGTCCAGGCTGGTGCGCGAGGTCGAGCACCCCCTGTGGGGGCTCGTCAGCGTGCTCGGGCTCCCGGTGATGCTGAGCTGCACCCCGGCCCAGGTACGGACCGCGGCCCCGCTCTCCGGCCAGCACACACGCGAGGTGCTCGCCGGCCTCGGCTACGACCGGACCGCCATCGAGGGCCTGCTCGCCGACGGGGTCGTCGAGGAGGCCAAAGGAGCAAAATCGTGAGCGACGACATCCTGGTCCAACACGACGGTGCGATCGCGACCGTGATGTTCAACCGGCCCCAGGTTCGAAACGCGGTGAGCCTCGCCATGTGGCGCGAGATCGCGCGGGTGGCCGAGGGGCTCGGCAAGGACGACAGCGTGCGCGCGGTGGTTTTCAGAGGCGCAGGGACCGAAGCCTTCGCCTCCGGCGCCGACATCTCCGAGTTCAAGGAGGTCCGCAAGGACGTCGCGACGGCGCAGGCCTACAGCAAGGAGACGGAGGCCGCCTACCGGGCCGTCCGCCGCTGCCCCAAGCCGACCGTGGCGATGATCTACGGCTTCTGCATGGGGGGCGGTATGGCCCTGGCGATGGCCTGCGACCTGCGCTTCGGCGCCGAGGGCGCCAAGTTCGGCATCCCGGCCGCGCGGCTCGGGATCGTGTACGGTCTCGAGAGCACCCGCCAGCTCGTCGACCTGGTCGGGCCCGCCTATGCCAAGGACATCCTCTTCTCCGCGCGCGCCATCGAGGCGCAGGAGGCCTTCGCCATCGGCTTCCTGAACCGGCTTCTCCCCGTTGAGGAGCTGGAGTCCTACACCTACGACTACCTGCGAAAGGTCGCCGCCAACGCGCCTTTCTCGGTGCGCGGCGCCAAGCTGATCATCGAGGCCGCGGTGGAGGACGGCGGGGTGAGCCGGCAGGCCGAGATCCGCGAGCTGACGCTCGAGGCCTTCGAGAGCGAGGACTACAAAGAAGGGACGCGCGCCTTCCTGGAGAAGCGGCCCCCGCGCTTTCAAGGCCGCTAACGCGGGGCCGCGGTCGGCGCAGTCGGCCCGTGACGCTGCCCGCGCTGCCAGTCGCCCTCTTCGCCTTCCACCTCTGGGTCGGTGCCGCCGCGATCCGAGAGAGCCTGAAGCTCGCGCGACGCTTTCGCGCCCAGCCGTTCCTCGAGAGGGAGGGCGACTTCCCTCGCGCGGCGACCGACACCAGCATCACCGTGATCATCCCCGCCCGCAACGAGGAGGCCACCCTGGCCGCGTGCGTCCGCGCCGCCCTGGCGCAGCGCGTGCCGTTGCTCCAGGTCGTCGTCGTGGACGACCACTCCGAGGACGGCACGCTCGCGGTCGCCTCAGCCATCGCGCGGGAGGATCCGCGGCTCAGCGTCGTCCGGGCCGCCGAGCTCCCCGCTGGCTGGACCGGCAAGAGCCATGCCCTCCACCAGGGTGTCGGCGTCGCCACCGGGGAGTGGCTGCTCTTCACCGACGCCGACGTGGTGCTGGCACCCGAGGCGCTGGCGACGGCGCTCGCCTTCGCGGAGGCGCAGCGCCTCGA encodes the following:
- a CDS encoding transcriptional repressor, translating into MAHLVGRLKEAEGRITSQRLGIIRALVYNKNHPSVEDIYRELRPTFPTLSIATVYKTLERLKRMGEVLELEFREGRNRYDGMKPEPHTHLMCTDCGRILDLEFELPAGRASSLARTSGFRLRAVRLDLYGVCKRCRRKGS
- a CDS encoding response regulator transcription factor; the encoded protein is MKILIAEDDAGTRLLLSTLLEKLGHEPVGAGNGREAWAAFERDYFPVLIADWLMPEMDGLELCRRIRAEPRPKYTYIILLTGLGGRDNYLAGMNVGADDFVTKPFDPEILAARLRVAERILGLQEEVKRLEGLLPICSYCKKIRDERDEWVPLDWYVATRTDAAFSHGICPECLETTVKPEMERRKRKRR
- a CDS encoding DUF554 domain-containing protein, with product MKGTLVNVAAVLAGGGLGLLVGARLSPRLRGVITDALGLATILIGVRLGLKTENPLIVIGSLVVGGLLGEWWDLEGKLERAGAWLKSRVGSSEGSFVAGFVTASLVYCVGPMTIVGSIQEGLNGDAAVLYAKSMLDGAASIAFASSLGVGVLFSALTVLVVQGALTLLGAQLAFMLDERVLNEITGTGGALILGIGLLLLDVRRVPVANFLPALVAAVVLAVLFR
- a CDS encoding DUF2180 family protein translates to MKCYVCLMEVAVSKEIVGLCTACGVALCGGHFMEAGRTRHGGMRYTCSHSFPTPAQVARTEAAPGGAASQHVAACKHCGIALTLAGVAELATHAQGGMRYGCPHTARAQVPA
- a CDS encoding response regulator; this encodes MERTILVAEDSPTQAEHLRLLLEGEGYRVDVVTNGLEGWERVWVAPPDLIVSDVVMPQMDGYAFCQAVKSAERTRRIPFVLLTERNTPADFIKGLQHGADNFITKPFQDDYLLERVRRIFENLELRRQGRLDVEITLALGEQKLVINADKQQMIELLFATLEELVRANGRLAEAQRTVEEYARNLEAKVQERTEQLLQTEKLATMGELLAGVAHELNNPLSVLLGQSALLREMAGSGPVAERVEKIAKATERCARIVRNFLTLARQHPLERQRVSLNHVVQEAVELLAYPLRVDNVEVTLNLAPDLPVLWADPHQLHQVVVNLVTNAHHAMREALAPRQLTLTTAHDEVAGRVSLEVADTGPGIPREIQARIFEPFFTTKPPGQGTGLGLSLCQGIIAEHRGSIRAESEPGRGATFIVELPLEAPQLAVAETRAAEARLSVRGKRLLVVDDEPGILSVLAEILSADGHQVDTADNGALALEKLQARAYDLILSDLRMPELDGAGLYREVEGRHPELLRRFVFLTGDTLTPETRRFLERVAAPCLTKPFTPAEAREVTQRALRALLADSAATGAP
- a CDS encoding rubrerythrin, whose amino-acid sequence is MARRDLKGSRSEKNLKEAFAGESQANRRYMYFARQADIEGFPDIAGLFKDTADAETGHAFGHLDFLKSVGDPVTGVPIGKTELNLKSAVEGETYEYTQMYPGMAKTAREEEFSELAEWFETLAKAEKSHAGRFTKGLNQIAGKEPADAI
- a CDS encoding anaerobic glycerol-3-phosphate dehydrogenase subunit C, which gives rise to MTLDIRAPDFWQLGKVDAELRRVFDICNGCRRCITLCPSFKDLFQSLDAEAVDGDAEKLPGADLRRVVDLCYQCKLCFNHCPYTPPHRWQVDFPRLMLRSRAARARTEGVTLQDRFLGNTAFVGKLGSLTAPLSNWANRWGAHRAFLQAVVGIHKDRNLPRFHRETFSRWFARRRPASFSPQARVALFATCAVEYNNPAVGKAAAAVLERNGVDVTLPPQRCCGMPYLDGGAVAEAQALIRENVRALAAAVREGREIVVPGPTCSYMLKQEYPWLDGSEDARLVASHTRDLFEFLMRLHAEGKLETSFVGRPGTVAYQLPCHLKAQNLGTKSADLLRLIPGARVEVIERCAGVDGTWGLKRQYYELSLAVARPLFKEIEAARPDRIATDCPLAALQIAQGTGTAPQHPVQILAEAYGFTVE
- a CDS encoding cytochrome c: MVGVAVALTLVACAEDSKPPTAGDGDPNRGRQIYVAQCIACHNPDPAKPGALAPPVKGSSRELLEARVVRGTYPPGYTPKRESAVMQPMPHLAPAIRDLEAFLK
- a CDS encoding MIP family channel protein — its product is MDATWRAALAEFIATLLFIFLGAGTVVVTGGLMKEGLTSARLVAIALAHGFAIALLVAATAKLSGGHINPAVTFGALVTGKISLPTAIWYVVAQLVGAVVGAGLLAQVIPAAAQGNLGAHGLGSGVSAGGGLLAEIVLTFALVFVVFATAMDPKGLGHLAPAAIGLTVLVDHLIGVPVTGASMNPARSFGPALMAGAWDNHWIYWLGPLIGGTLAAVVYEFLFLRRSE
- a CDS encoding response regulator — encoded protein: MASAKVGRPVGQATILVVEDDPALRDVLDEHLARLGYRVVTAASAEVALALVEQTAPDLILTDVHMGVMSGIELCARLKGDPRFQLTPVILLTGVADLDARVAGLAAGADDFFAKPVEFTELRTRVAALLRVKSLLDQLERAEGVITTLGLTIEARDPYTGGHCERLARYAVALGQALGVDQPTLKALRLAGYLHDLGKIAVPDGILLKPGPLDPVERTRIQAHPAVGADLVQALRTLDGVRPVIRHHHERWDGSGYPDGLKGDGIPLGARIMAVVDVYDALHSERPYKGPLAHAEAVSILLRETDAGFWDSRITATFVEVLEDLGPVAGRPASS